A single genomic interval of Chryseobacterium paludis harbors:
- a CDS encoding GNAT family N-acetyltransferase, with protein sequence MENVKFEISPYQDELQILIGEKKAGYMSIAIDGRQLIVYYTKLNEDLEGQGYAKMLLDELVRYAEEKDLLIDPECDFVRQQFENHPKRYKDIWHA encoded by the coding sequence ATGGAAAATGTAAAATTTGAAATATCTCCATATCAAGATGAATTGCAGATATTAATTGGTGAGAAGAAGGCTGGCTATATGTCCATAGCGATTGATGGCAGACAATTAATTGTATACTACACCAAACTTAACGAAGATCTTGAGGGGCAGGGATATGCCAAAATGCTTCTAGATGAACTCGTACGATATGCTGAGGAAAAAGACTTGTTAATAGATCCTGAATGTGATTTTGTAAGACAGCAATTTGAAAATCATCCGAAAAGGTATAAAGATATCTGGCACGCCTGA
- a CDS encoding MBL fold metallo-hydrolase, whose translation MMYLIIAIAILLVMAYFLIINQDVFGAEPKGKRLERMRKSEHYRDEQFQNLSHTPSIAEGYSMPGVLYDFFLAKKDPLLKPLKNIPAIHTDLKTIPKDQNVFVWLGHSSYFIQTDGVSFLIDPVLSTYGSPFKFFNKAFAGSDIFKPEDVPNLDYLVITHDHFDHLDYPTVKKIRDRVAKVILPLGVGAHFEKWGYKEEQLIEEEWGGISNLKNNIKITFTPARHFSGRKIKRNGTLWTSYVLETPTKKMFLGGDSGYDTHFKMIGEKYGPFDYAIMENGQYNAAWRYIHTLPEDTIQASIDINAKYIIPVHSSKFALALHPWNEPLKKIANSGKEKNLHILTPMIGERVDLNRSDNQFKAWWED comes from the coding sequence ATGATGTATTTAATTATTGCGATAGCCATTTTATTAGTGATGGCATATTTTTTAATAATCAATCAGGACGTTTTTGGCGCTGAACCTAAAGGGAAAAGACTGGAAAGAATGAGGAAATCTGAGCATTACAGAGATGAGCAGTTTCAGAACCTTAGCCATACACCATCAATTGCAGAAGGGTATAGCATGCCTGGTGTTCTTTATGATTTTTTTCTGGCTAAAAAAGACCCACTTTTAAAACCTTTAAAGAATATACCTGCTATACATACCGATTTAAAAACAATTCCAAAAGATCAGAATGTTTTTGTTTGGTTGGGACATTCATCATATTTTATCCAAACAGATGGTGTTTCATTTTTAATTGATCCGGTTTTAAGCACATACGGATCGCCATTTAAGTTTTTTAATAAAGCTTTTGCCGGGTCTGATATCTTTAAACCCGAAGATGTTCCCAATCTTGATTACCTTGTTATTACTCATGATCATTTTGATCATTTGGATTATCCTACGGTTAAAAAGATAAGAGATAGAGTTGCAAAGGTTATCTTGCCATTAGGTGTTGGAGCACATTTTGAAAAGTGGGGCTACAAAGAAGAACAGCTGATCGAAGAAGAATGGGGTGGTATTTCTAATCTAAAAAATAATATTAAAATAACTTTTACACCGGCAAGACATTTTTCAGGAAGAAAAATAAAAAGAAATGGAACCTTGTGGACTTCTTATGTATTGGAAACACCAACAAAAAAGATGTTCTTAGGGGGTGATAGTGGTTATGATACCCACTTTAAGATGATCGGTGAAAAATATGGTCCTTTTGATTATGCTATTATGGAGAACGGACAATACAATGCAGCCTGGAGATATATCCATACGCTTCCTGAAGATACGATACAGGCGAGTATAGATATTAATGCTAAATATATTATTCCTGTTCATTCTTCAAAATTTGCTTTGGCGCTTCATCCATGGAATGAACCGCTAAAAAAAATAGCAAACTCCGGTAAAGAGAAAAATTTACATATCCTTACTCCTATGATTGGAGAGAGAGTAGACTTAAATCGATCCGATAACCAATTCAAAGCATGGTGGGAAGATTAA
- a CDS encoding S41 family peptidase, with the protein MKISLILLGLIFLWSCSSVTNSEQQERLVIPPDQLKKDIDYAYGKLKEMHPQLYRYTTRKDLDRRIDSLKQTIDTPLTPVQFYFKLQPVITTIREGHLSLTIPFDKLKKDFHGKKLFNYFKYYIKGDHMYIVENKDSIHHIKPGTEILSINDVPITSYINRYKKLISSDGQNTTFTPYYLKDTFFYFFSMENGFLDQVKLETLYSNKKQIYILEREKQNEVEREKSRSQTTDNKGGLHCSTNRNFQFLDHDNSIAYISIKKFSDNNSDKFYKETFERIKEAKSSYLILDIRNNYGGSLQEINNLYSYLVSEPFTLIKPSRLNSGFTPLKTNYFKKSTPLEYALKGITYPTYFFLKTLHTYKGKDGKFYYKIKADKVTQPNKNAFNGKIYVLINGGSYSASSIISSKLKFDKKATLVGEETGGANDGTVAGFYSYQILPNSKLTLPIGLLLVNPNITLTNSLRGVIPDIPISETLQDIINKNDVQLNWIKDEIVKERENR; encoded by the coding sequence TTGAAAATTTCATTAATTCTACTCGGACTCATTTTCCTGTGGTCCTGCTCTTCTGTCACAAATAGTGAGCAACAGGAACGACTTGTCATTCCTCCTGATCAGCTAAAAAAAGATATTGATTATGCTTATGGCAAATTAAAGGAAATGCATCCTCAACTTTATCGGTATACCACAAGAAAAGATCTTGACCGAAGAATTGACAGCCTTAAACAAACCATTGACACCCCTCTAACACCTGTTCAGTTTTATTTTAAACTACAACCTGTAATTACAACAATAAGAGAAGGACATCTTTCACTAACGATTCCTTTTGATAAATTAAAAAAGGATTTCCATGGGAAGAAATTATTTAATTATTTTAAATACTATATCAAGGGAGACCACATGTATATAGTGGAAAATAAGGATTCTATTCATCATATTAAACCTGGCACTGAAATATTAAGTATTAATGATGTTCCCATAACATCCTATATCAACAGATATAAAAAACTGATTAGCAGCGATGGGCAAAATACTACTTTTACACCCTATTATCTAAAAGATACTTTTTTTTACTTTTTCAGTATGGAAAATGGCTTTTTGGATCAGGTAAAACTTGAAACTTTATATAGTAATAAGAAACAAATCTATATTCTGGAAAGAGAAAAGCAAAATGAGGTGGAGCGAGAAAAATCCAGAAGTCAGACTACCGATAATAAAGGAGGCCTCCATTGTTCCACAAACAGAAATTTTCAATTTTTAGATCATGATAATTCTATTGCTTATATAAGCATAAAGAAATTTTCAGATAATAATTCCGATAAATTCTATAAAGAAACTTTTGAAAGAATTAAAGAAGCAAAGTCATCTTATCTTATACTGGATATCAGAAATAATTATGGCGGTTCCTTACAGGAGATCAACAATCTTTACTCCTATTTGGTTTCTGAACCTTTTACGCTGATAAAACCTTCAAGATTAAATTCTGGCTTTACCCCACTAAAAACCAATTATTTCAAAAAGAGCACACCTCTTGAGTATGCATTGAAAGGAATAACCTACCCAACCTATTTTTTTCTTAAAACCCTTCATACATATAAAGGAAAAGATGGTAAATTTTATTATAAAATAAAAGCTGATAAAGTTACCCAACCGAATAAAAATGCCTTTAATGGGAAAATCTATGTATTGATTAATGGTGGAAGTTATTCGGCTTCTTCTATTATCAGTTCTAAATTAAAGTTTGATAAAAAGGCCACACTTGTTGGTGAAGAGACCGGTGGTGCAAATGACGGAACTGTTGCAGGATTTTACTCTTATCAAATACTTCCAAATTCTAAACTGACCCTACCTATCGGTTTATTGCTGGTGAACCCAAATATCACACTTACCAACTCTCTAAGAGGAGTAATACCAGATATACCAATCAGTGAAACCTTACAGGATATTATTAATAAAAATGATGTTCAGTTAAAC